A genomic region of Ewingella sp. CoE-038-23 contains the following coding sequences:
- a CDS encoding ROK family protein: MQLKGLNNLRVREFNKKVLMTLLYREKTASKSTLARLSNLSIPAVGKILNELQEEGRVVHSDVNLHSRGLGGGSYQVAVEDSDILCMNVSPYRIESILVDRLITAKSEFRLSEIAVKTPSELLNEIERLFHDYRKQYRGRNLSLALSIHGQVNPTTGVSQNMPQAPWDSAIEIKYLLEEKLHTEILMDNDCIMLALAEKWQHTEIQRDFCFINVDYGIGSSFVINQQIYRGNLFGSGQIGHTIIDPDGSLCSCGRYGCLETIASLSAMKKKARMLLKNGAAAADKSALRTPTTQEIIESYHQGDENLRVMVFAAARALGLSLYNFLNILNINQIHLYGRSCGFGEAWLSTVLEQSGLNPFDKTDSVKTQATHIGLGTLSREQQIMGIGYLYVEQALENRV, from the coding sequence ATGCAACTTAAGGGTTTGAACAATCTTCGGGTCAGGGAATTCAATAAAAAGGTGCTGATGACCCTGCTCTATCGCGAGAAAACGGCGAGCAAATCGACGCTGGCGCGGTTGTCTAACCTGTCGATTCCGGCCGTCGGCAAGATCCTTAATGAGTTGCAGGAAGAGGGGCGAGTGGTTCATAGCGACGTGAATCTGCATTCGCGAGGATTAGGCGGTGGCAGCTATCAAGTGGCGGTGGAAGACAGCGATATTCTGTGCATGAATGTCTCACCCTATCGCATTGAAAGTATTCTGGTTGATCGGCTTATCACGGCAAAAAGCGAATTTCGCCTGAGTGAAATCGCAGTGAAAACACCCAGTGAGCTGCTTAATGAGATAGAACGCCTGTTTCATGACTATCGCAAACAATATCGGGGAAGAAACCTCAGCCTTGCGCTGTCGATTCACGGGCAGGTTAATCCCACCACCGGCGTCTCGCAGAACATGCCGCAGGCCCCGTGGGACAGTGCAATAGAGATTAAATATTTACTGGAGGAGAAGCTCCATACTGAAATTTTGATGGATAACGACTGCATTATGCTGGCTTTAGCAGAAAAATGGCAACACACTGAAATTCAGCGTGATTTTTGCTTTATCAATGTAGATTACGGCATTGGCTCCTCATTTGTTATCAACCAGCAGATTTATCGTGGCAATCTATTTGGCAGCGGCCAAATCGGGCACACCATTATCGACCCCGACGGCAGCCTCTGCTCTTGCGGGCGATATGGCTGTCTGGAGACTATCGCCTCGCTCTCCGCCATGAAGAAAAAAGCGCGGATGCTGCTGAAAAATGGCGCGGCGGCGGCTGATAAATCCGCCCTGCGCACCCCGACCACTCAGGAAATTATCGAAAGCTACCATCAGGGGGATGAAAACCTGCGCGTCATGGTGTTTGCGGCGGCGCGCGCCTTGGGGCTGAGCTTGTATAACTTCCTGAATATTCTCAATATCAACCAAATCCATCTCTATGGCCGCAGCTGCGGTTTTGGCGAGGCCTGGCTGAGCACGGTATTGGAACAGAGTGGCTTAAACCCCTTCGATAAAACCGACAGCGTGAAGACTCAGGCCACGCATATTGGCCTTGGGACGCTCAGCCGCGAGCAGCAAATCATGGGAATTGGTTATTTGTATGTGGAACAAGCGCTAGAAAATCGCGTCTGA
- the zur gene encoding zinc uptake transcriptional repressor Zur codes for MTLNNPDQLLSQAEKLCQKRNVRLTPQRLEVLRLMTQQPGAISAYDLLDLLRISEPQAKPPTVYRALDFLLEQGFIHRVESANSYVLCHHFEEPSHTSALFICDRCGLVTEKTTDGIEERLAKLAVESGFELRHSVVEAHGLCGDCKVVELCDSHEHCEHDHSIVTKKR; via the coding sequence ATGACCCTGAACAATCCGGATCAACTTCTTTCACAGGCCGAAAAACTTTGCCAGAAGCGTAATGTGCGTTTAACGCCACAGCGTCTGGAAGTGTTGCGCCTGATGACGCAGCAACCCGGTGCCATTAGTGCTTACGATCTGCTGGATTTACTGAGAATTAGCGAGCCACAGGCCAAGCCACCCACCGTTTACCGTGCGCTGGATTTCCTGCTGGAACAAGGCTTTATTCACCGCGTTGAATCGGCCAACAGCTACGTGCTGTGCCATCATTTCGAAGAGCCGAGCCACACCTCTGCGCTGTTTATCTGCGATCGCTGCGGATTGGTCACAGAGAAGACCACGGACGGCATCGAAGAGAGATTGGCAAAATTGGCAGTAGAATCAGGGTTTGAATTGCGGCATTCCGTGGTGGAAGCGCATGGTTTGTGCGGGGATTGTAAAGTGGTAGAGCTTTGCGACAGCCATGAACATTGCGAGCATGACCACAGTATTGTGACTAAAAAGCGCTAA
- a CDS encoding CsbD family protein, protein MNKDQTEGNWKQFKGKVKEKWGKLTDDDLTVVEGKRDQLVGKIQERYGYKKEEAEKELKAWETDNKYHW, encoded by the coding sequence ATGAATAAGGACCAAACCGAAGGTAACTGGAAGCAGTTCAAAGGCAAAGTGAAAGAGAAATGGGGCAAGCTGACGGACGATGATCTTACTGTTGTAGAAGGTAAGCGCGATCAGCTGGTCGGTAAGATCCAAGAGCGCTACGGTTACAAGAAAGAAGAAGCTGAGAAAGAGCTGAAAGCGTGGGAAACGGATAACAAGTATCACTGGTAA
- the dinF gene encoding MATE family efflux transporter DinF has translation MPQHPFRQALSRTFLSREDKALWKLALPMIFSNITVPLLGLVDTAVIGHLDSADYLGGVAVGAMVTTFLFMMLLFLRMSTTGLTAQALGAKDNLLLARAFVQPFLLALLAGILIMLLRTPLMDLAFQVVGGSQAVLEQARLFIEIRWLSAPASLANLVILGWLLGIQYVRGPVLLLIVGNVLNIVLDIWLVMGLGLNVRGAAIATACSEYVTLALGLWLVWRMMAQKGIDFALLQQAWRGNLRRLLSLNRDIMLRSLLLQVCFASLTVIGARLGGHIVAVNAVLMNLLTFTAFALDGFAYAVEAHSGEAFGERNREKLLRVWHAACRQAGAVALGFALFYGLAGQQIVSMLTSLPDIRQLADQYLGWQVVLPLIGVWCYLLDGMFVGATRGREMRNSMAVAALGYGLTLFTLPWLGNHALWLALAVFLALRGLSLGWVWRRYWQGDRWFTKAE, from the coding sequence ATGCCTCAGCATCCCTTTCGACAAGCATTAAGCCGCACCTTCCTCAGCCGTGAGGACAAAGCCTTATGGAAACTGGCTTTACCAATGATTTTCTCCAACATTACCGTCCCGCTATTAGGTTTGGTGGATACCGCCGTTATCGGCCATCTCGACAGCGCGGATTATCTCGGCGGCGTAGCGGTCGGCGCGATGGTGACGACCTTCCTCTTCATGATGCTGCTGTTCTTGCGCATGAGCACCACCGGCCTGACTGCTCAGGCCTTGGGTGCCAAAGATAACCTGCTGCTAGCCCGTGCTTTTGTACAACCTTTCCTGTTAGCGCTGCTGGCGGGCATTTTAATCATGTTGCTGCGCACGCCGCTGATGGATCTGGCCTTTCAGGTGGTCGGCGGCAGTCAGGCCGTGCTGGAGCAGGCGCGGCTGTTTATTGAAATACGCTGGTTAAGCGCCCCGGCTTCTCTGGCAAATTTGGTGATCCTCGGCTGGCTGCTGGGCATCCAGTATGTGCGTGGCCCTGTTCTGCTGCTGATTGTCGGCAACGTGCTGAATATTGTTCTGGATATCTGGCTGGTGATGGGGCTGGGCTTGAACGTGCGCGGTGCGGCCATTGCCACGGCCTGCTCGGAGTACGTCACATTGGCGCTAGGGTTGTGGCTGGTATGGCGGATGATGGCGCAAAAAGGCATTGATTTTGCCCTGCTACAGCAGGCGTGGCGGGGCAACCTGCGGCGCTTACTCAGCCTCAATCGTGACATCATGCTGCGCTCGCTGCTGCTGCAAGTCTGCTTTGCCTCCCTGACGGTAATTGGTGCGCGACTGGGCGGGCATATCGTGGCGGTGAACGCCGTGTTGATGAATTTGCTGACCTTCACCGCCTTCGCCCTCGATGGCTTTGCCTATGCTGTGGAAGCCCACTCGGGGGAAGCCTTTGGCGAGCGCAACCGTGAGAAGTTGTTACGCGTTTGGCACGCGGCGTGTCGTCAGGCAGGGGCTGTGGCGCTTGGCTTTGCGCTGTTCTATGGCCTGGCCGGGCAGCAGATTGTCAGCATGCTGACCTCTTTACCTGACATCCGCCAGCTGGCTGATCAATACCTGGGCTGGCAGGTGGTTCTGCCGCTCATCGGCGTCTGGTGTTATCTGCTAGATGGCATGTTCGTCGGCGCAACGCGGGGCCGCGAGATGCGCAATAGCATGGCCGTGGCAGCTCTGGGTTATGGCCTGACGCTGTTCACTCTGCCATGGCTCGGCAACCATGCTTTGTGGTTGGCGTTGGCCGTGTTTCTCGCGTTAAGAGGTTTGTCGTTAGGCTGGGTGTGGCGTAGATATTGGCAAGGCGATCGCTGGTTTACTAAGGCGGAGTAA
- the lexA gene encoding transcriptional repressor LexA gives MKALTARQQEVYDLIREHISTTGMPPTRAEIATRLGFRSPNAAEEHLKALQRKGVIEIVSGASRGIRLLMEEEEGLPLIGRVAAGEPLLAQQHIEGHYQVDPAMFKPSADFLLRVSGMSMRDIGILDGDLLAVHKTQDVRNGQVVVARIDDEVTVKRLKKQGSVVQLLPENSDFEPIVVDLREQSFSIEGLAVGVIRNGDWI, from the coding sequence ATGAAAGCTTTAACAGCCAGACAACAAGAGGTTTACGACCTCATTCGCGAACATATATCCACCACGGGTATGCCGCCGACTCGTGCAGAAATTGCCACTCGTCTGGGGTTCCGCTCGCCAAATGCCGCGGAAGAACACCTCAAAGCCCTGCAGCGCAAAGGCGTGATTGAAATCGTCTCTGGCGCATCACGCGGCATTCGCTTGCTAATGGAAGAAGAGGAAGGTTTACCACTGATTGGCCGCGTCGCCGCCGGTGAGCCTCTTTTAGCTCAGCAACATATCGAAGGCCACTATCAGGTTGATCCTGCCATGTTCAAGCCTAGCGCCGACTTCTTGCTGCGCGTTAGCGGGATGTCTATGCGGGATATCGGTATTCTCGACGGCGATCTGTTGGCGGTTCACAAAACTCAGGATGTACGTAATGGGCAAGTTGTCGTTGCGCGCATTGATGATGAAGTGACGGTTAAACGCTTGAAAAAGCAGGGTAGCGTCGTGCAACTGCTGCCAGAGAACAGCGACTTCGAGCCGATCGTGGTTGACCTGCGCGAGCAGAGTTTCAGCATTGAAGGCTTGGCTGTTGGCGTTATCCGTAACGGCGACTGGATCTAA
- a CDS encoding diacylglycerol kinase, whose translation MKNESTGLIRIVKAAGYSLKGLSAAWKNEAAFRQEVIAVLPFIILSFFLDVTSVERILLVGVLVLVVIVELLNSAVESAIDRIGPEFHVLSGRAKDFGSAAVLLSIILAIFTWVSVFWPRWF comes from the coding sequence ATGAAAAATGAATCAACGGGCCTAATTCGTATCGTTAAGGCCGCCGGCTATTCCCTCAAGGGATTGAGTGCTGCCTGGAAAAACGAGGCGGCCTTCCGTCAGGAAGTGATAGCCGTTCTGCCCTTCATCATACTGTCATTTTTCCTCGATGTGACTAGCGTCGAGCGTATTTTATTAGTGGGCGTCTTGGTACTGGTGGTGATTGTCGAATTATTAAATAGCGCCGTCGAAAGCGCGATTGACCGCATCGGCCCTGAATTCCATGTCCTGTCCGGGCGCGCCAAAGATTTTGGATCGGCCGCGGTACTTTTGAGCATCATACTGGCGATTTTCACCTGGGTCAGCGTCTTTTGGCCGCGTTGGTTCTAA
- the plsB gene encoding glycerol-3-phosphate 1-O-acyltransferase PlsB — MSGWRRLYYTLLNLPLKLLVKSKVIPTDPVTELRLDPTRPILYVLPYHSKADLLTLRTQCLAQNLPDPLIPLEIDGVQLPSHVFIAEGPRVFTYYTPKIESIKLFHDYLDLHRNNPDLDIQMLPVSVMFGRAPGREGQQTPHLRVLNGIQKFFAVLWLGRDSFVRFSNTVSLRYMATEHGTDKTIAQKLARVARMHFSRQRLAAVGPRLPVRQELFNKLLASKAIEKAVEDEARSKKISHEKAQQNAIELMEEIAANFSYEAVRLSDRVLSWTWNRLYKGINVHNAERVRQLAQDGQEIVYVPCHRSHMDYLLLSYVLYHQGLVPPHIAAGINLNFWPAGPIFRRLGAFFIRRTFKGNKLYSTVFREYLGELFTRGYSVEYFVEGGRSRTGRLLEPKTGTLAMTIQAMLRGGSRPITLVPIYIGYEHVMEVGTYAKELRGATKEKESFMQMINGLRKLRNLGQGYVNFGEPLHLTTYLNQNVPTWRDAIDPIEAQRPSWLTPTVQDLADKIMVRINNSAAANAMNLCCTALLASRQRSLTREQLTEQLDCYLQLLRNVPYAEDSTVPDLTAAQLLDHALNMNKFEVEKDNIGDIIVLPREQAVLMTYYRNNIHHMLVLPSLIASIVMHHRSVSSQELLRQVELIFPMMKAELFMHYSKEQLPALLEVLSAELARQGLIKLDGETLSLNPARIRPLQLLAAGVRETLQRYAITLSLLTNNPSISRGALEKESRIMAQRLSVLHGINAPEFFDKAVFTTLVGTLRAEGFINDIGDAIPEHTREIYTILSDLMTPEIKLTIESAGMPSELPQPSEPLAEPKVDVRDTDH; from the coding sequence ATGTCAGGTTGGCGTAGACTTTATTATACCTTATTGAATTTACCACTAAAATTGCTGGTAAAGAGCAAGGTTATCCCTACAGATCCGGTTACCGAGTTGCGCTTAGATCCGACGCGCCCGATCTTGTATGTTTTACCTTACCATTCGAAAGCGGATTTACTGACGTTACGCACCCAGTGCCTGGCGCAGAATCTGCCTGATCCCCTTATTCCTTTGGAAATCGACGGCGTTCAACTGCCGAGCCACGTTTTTATCGCTGAAGGCCCTCGCGTTTTCACTTATTACACGCCGAAAATTGAGTCGATAAAACTGTTCCACGACTATCTCGATTTGCATCGCAACAATCCCGATCTCGACATCCAAATGTTGCCAGTATCGGTGATGTTTGGCCGTGCGCCGGGGCGTGAAGGACAGCAGACTCCGCACCTGCGCGTGTTGAACGGCATACAGAAGTTCTTTGCCGTGCTGTGGCTGGGCCGCGATAGCTTTGTGCGTTTCTCCAATACCGTTTCTCTGCGCTACATGGCCACTGAACACGGCACGGACAAAACCATCGCACAGAAGCTGGCTCGCGTGGCGCGTATGCACTTCTCACGCCAACGTCTGGCCGCCGTCGGTCCGCGTCTGCCAGTGCGTCAGGAGTTGTTCAACAAGCTGTTAGCTTCGAAAGCCATCGAAAAAGCGGTGGAAGACGAAGCGCGTAGCAAGAAGATTTCTCACGAGAAAGCCCAGCAGAACGCCATCGAACTGATGGAAGAGATTGCGGCGAACTTCTCTTATGAAGCCGTGCGTCTGTCCGACCGCGTGCTGAGCTGGACGTGGAACCGCCTCTATAAAGGCATCAACGTGCATAACGCCGAGCGCGTTCGCCAGCTGGCGCAAGATGGTCAGGAGATTGTTTATGTTCCCTGCCACCGCAGTCACATGGACTACCTGCTGCTCTCTTACGTGCTTTACCATCAAGGTCTGGTGCCGCCGCACATCGCTGCCGGGATCAACCTGAATTTCTGGCCCGCTGGCCCGATTTTCCGCCGTTTGGGTGCCTTCTTTATTCGCCGTACCTTCAAAGGTAACAAGCTCTACTCCACGGTATTCCGCGAATATCTCGGCGAGCTGTTTACCCGTGGCTATTCGGTTGAATACTTCGTCGAAGGTGGCCGTTCGCGCACCGGGCGCCTGCTTGAGCCAAAGACCGGCACGCTGGCGATGACCATTCAGGCCATGCTGCGCGGCGGATCTCGCCCTATCACGCTGGTGCCGATTTACATCGGTTATGAGCACGTGATGGAAGTGGGGACTTACGCCAAAGAGCTGCGCGGCGCGACCAAAGAGAAAGAAAGTTTTATGCAGATGATCAACGGGTTACGCAAACTGCGTAACTTGGGTCAGGGCTACGTTAACTTCGGCGAGCCGCTGCATCTCACCACTTACCTGAACCAGAATGTCCCAACCTGGCGTGATGCTATCGACCCAATCGAAGCGCAGCGCCCAAGCTGGCTGACCCCGACGGTGCAGGATCTGGCTGACAAAATCATGGTACGCATCAACAATTCCGCGGCAGCTAACGCGATGAACTTGTGCTGTACCGCGCTGCTGGCGTCGCGTCAACGTTCACTCACCCGTGAGCAGTTAACCGAGCAACTCGATTGCTACCTGCAATTGCTGCGCAACGTGCCTTACGCTGAAGATTCTACCGTGCCAGATTTGACGGCTGCCCAGCTGCTCGATCACGCCTTGAACATGAACAAGTTCGAAGTCGAGAAAGACAACATTGGTGACATCATTGTACTGCCGCGCGAGCAGGCCGTGCTGATGACTTACTACCGCAACAACATTCACCACATGCTGGTGTTGCCGTCGCTGATTGCCAGCATTGTCATGCATCACCGTTCGGTGAGCAGCCAAGAACTGCTGCGTCAGGTTGAATTGATTTTCCCAATGATGAAAGCCGAACTGTTCATGCACTACAGCAAAGAACAGTTGCCAGCACTGCTGGAAGTGCTCAGCGCCGAACTGGCCCGTCAGGGCTTGATTAAGCTCGATGGCGAAACGCTATCGCTGAACCCGGCGCGCATTCGCCCGCTGCAACTGCTGGCCGCCGGTGTGCGTGAAACGCTGCAACGCTACGCCATCACCCTCTCTCTGTTGACCAATAACCCGAGCATCAGCCGTGGAGCCTTGGAAAAAGAGAGTCGGATTATGGCTCAGCGCCTGTCGGTTCTGCACGGTATCAATGCGCCGGAGTTCTTCGATAAAGCCGTCTTTACCACGCTGGTTGGCACTCTGCGTGCCGAGGGTTTCATCAATGATATCGGCGATGCGATCCCGGAACATACGCGTGAGATTTACACCATTCTGAGTGATTTAATGACGCCGGAAATCAAGCTGACTATCGAAAGTGCGGGCATGCCGTCCGAGCTGCCGCAGCCTTCCGAGCCGCTGGCGGAACCTAAAGTCGACGTGCGTGACACCGACCACTAA
- the ubiA gene encoding 4-hydroxybenzoate octaprenyltransferase: MAQLNQQEGTKVSASLPQGTWRDYCRLMRIDKPIGSLLLLWPTLWALWLAGGGMPSMKILLVFVLGVFFMRAAGCVVNDYADRKFDGHVKRTANRPLPSGVISGKQAKMLFVGLVLASFLLVLTLNRMTILLSLAGLALAWIYPFVKRVSNLPQVVLGAAFGWSIPMAYAAVSEAVPLSCWLLFAANICWTVAYDTQYAMVDRDDDLKIGVKSTAILFGRFDNLINGILQLVMLALLAVVGHLTQLGAPFYWSLLLAAALFAHQHKLTAKRDRDACFLAFRQNNYVGLVLFLGILMSLSQFSF; encoded by the coding sequence ATGGCTCAGTTAAATCAACAAGAGGGAACCAAGGTGTCTGCTAGCCTGCCACAGGGCACTTGGCGCGATTATTGCCGCCTGATGCGAATTGATAAACCTATTGGCTCGCTGCTGCTGCTCTGGCCAACGCTGTGGGCGTTATGGCTGGCCGGCGGCGGCATGCCGTCGATGAAGATCTTGCTGGTCTTCGTGCTGGGCGTATTCTTCATGCGCGCTGCGGGTTGCGTGGTAAATGACTACGCCGACCGTAAGTTCGACGGCCACGTGAAACGCACGGCTAACCGCCCGCTGCCAAGTGGCGTCATTAGCGGCAAACAGGCCAAGATGCTGTTTGTTGGGCTGGTGCTGGCGTCCTTCCTGCTGGTGCTTACCCTTAATCGCATGACGATTTTGCTGTCCTTGGCCGGGCTGGCGCTGGCGTGGATCTACCCCTTTGTTAAGCGCGTCAGCAATTTGCCGCAGGTGGTATTGGGCGCAGCGTTCGGCTGGTCCATCCCGATGGCCTATGCCGCAGTGAGTGAAGCCGTTCCGCTGAGCTGCTGGCTGCTGTTCGCCGCCAATATTTGTTGGACGGTGGCTTACGACACCCAATACGCGATGGTCGATAGAGACGATGATTTGAAGATTGGCGTGAAGTCCACGGCGATACTTTTTGGCCGTTTCGACAACCTGATCAACGGCATTTTGCAGCTCGTCATGCTGGCACTGCTGGCGGTAGTCGGGCATTTAACCCAGCTGGGCGCGCCTTTCTATTGGTCTTTGTTGCTGGCCGCCGCGCTGTTCGCCCATCAGCACAAACTGACCGCGAAACGCGACCGCGATGCCTGCTTCCTGGCTTTCCGCCAAAATAACTATGTCGGGCTGGTGCTGTTCCTCGGCATTCTAATGAGCTTATCCCAGTTTAGCTTCTAA
- the ubiC gene encoding chorismate lyase, whose protein sequence is MSESHSPAQPPIHWFDDTQDVPADVADWLMEMGSMTRRFEQQGVTVTVQPKRECFVTREELGESEADQLPVSARYWIREVVLFGDDEAWLLGRTVIPEETLTGPDLALVDLGTVPLGRYLFGGNNMTRDYIHLGQLPLEEGDLWARRSRLRLSDKPLLLTEVFLPNSPVHRPENKVQG, encoded by the coding sequence ATGTCTGAGTCCCATTCCCCTGCACAACCCCCAATTCACTGGTTTGACGACACGCAAGATGTCCCCGCCGACGTTGCCGACTGGCTGATGGAAATGGGCTCGATGACCCGTCGCTTTGAGCAGCAGGGCGTTACCGTGACGGTACAGCCAAAGCGCGAATGCTTTGTCACGCGTGAAGAGCTGGGGGAAAGCGAAGCCGACCAACTGCCGGTGAGCGCACGATATTGGATCCGCGAGGTCGTACTGTTTGGTGATGACGAGGCGTGGCTGCTCGGGCGCACCGTGATCCCTGAAGAAACCCTGACCGGCCCTGATTTAGCGCTGGTGGACTTAGGCACCGTGCCGCTGGGCCGCTATCTTTTCGGCGGCAACAATATGACGCGCGATTATATTCATCTCGGCCAATTGCCGCTGGAAGAGGGTGACCTGTGGGCTCGGCGTTCTCGCCTGCGCCTCTCGGATAAGCCGCTGTTGCTGACCGAAGTTTTCCTGCCGAACTCTCCTGTTCACCGTCCTGAAAACAAGGTGCAGGGCTAA
- the psiE gene encoding phosphate-starvation-inducible protein PsiE, producing the protein MAGSKRAMMISVIMQRIMNVFLLGLAAILTLFLGRETYHLALVLFVNNDESSSYLLIEGIVIYFLYFEFIALIVKYFSSGYHFPLRYFIYIGITAIIRLIIVDHKSPYDTLVYACAILVLVVTLFLANSERLRRE; encoded by the coding sequence ATGGCTGGCTCAAAACGCGCGATGATGATATCCGTCATTATGCAACGAATTATGAACGTCTTTTTATTGGGGCTGGCAGCGATTTTGACGCTGTTCCTTGGCCGTGAAACCTATCATTTGGCGCTGGTGTTGTTCGTCAATAATGACGAATCCTCCTCCTATTTGCTGATTGAAGGTATCGTCATTTACTTCCTGTACTTCGAGTTTATCGCTTTGATTGTGAAGTACTTCTCCTCGGGATATCACTTCCCGCTGCGCTATTTTATCTACATCGGCATCACGGCCATTATTCGTCTGATTATTGTGGATCACAAAAGTCCGTACGATACGCTGGTCTACGCCTGTGCCATCCTGGTGCTGGTGGTCACGCTGTTCCTGGCAAACAGCGAAAGGCTGCGCCGAGAGTAG
- the pgi gene encoding glucose-6-phosphate isomerase, whose amino-acid sequence MKNINPTQTAAWQALQQHFDTMKDVQISHLFAEDGDRFTKFSATFEDQMLVDFSKNRITAETLDKLQALAKETQLQDAIKSMFSGEKINRTEDRAVLHVALRNRSNTPIVVDGKDVMPEVNAVLAKIKGFTERVIGGEWKGYTGKAITDVVNIGIGGSDLGPFMVTEALRPYKNHLNMHFVSNVDGTHIAEALKDLSPETTLFLVASKTFTTQETMTNAHSARDWFLKTAGDDKHVAKHFAALSTNGKAVSEFGIDTDNMFEFWDWVGGRYSLWSAIGLSIALSVGFENFEQLLSGAHAMDKHFAETPAEKNLPILLALIGIWYNDFYGTETEAILPYDQYMHRFAAYFQQGNMESNGKYVDRNGNPVDYQTGPIIWGEPGTNGQHAFYQLIHQGTKIVPCDFIAPAISHNPLSDHHAKLLSNFFAQTEALAFGKSLDVVEQEFAEQGKKPEDVKHVAPFKVFEGNRPTNSILLREITPYSLGALIAMYEHKIFTQGAILNIYTFDQWGVELGKQLANRILPELSGNEEVKGHDSSTNGLINRFKNWR is encoded by the coding sequence ATGAAAAATATCAATCCAACTCAAACCGCTGCCTGGCAAGCGCTGCAGCAGCATTTCGATACGATGAAAGATGTGCAGATTAGTCATCTGTTTGCTGAAGATGGCGACCGTTTCACCAAGTTCTCTGCGACCTTCGAAGACCAAATGCTGGTCGACTTCTCTAAAAACCGCATTACCGCCGAGACGTTGGACAAGCTGCAAGCCCTGGCCAAAGAGACCCAGCTGCAAGATGCAATCAAATCGATGTTCTCCGGTGAGAAGATCAACCGTACTGAAGACCGCGCCGTGCTGCACGTCGCTCTGCGTAACCGCAGCAATACCCCAATCGTGGTGGATGGCAAAGACGTCATGCCTGAAGTCAACGCGGTGCTGGCGAAAATCAAAGGCTTCACCGAGCGCGTGATTGGCGGCGAGTGGAAGGGTTACACCGGTAAAGCCATTACTGACGTGGTCAACATCGGTATCGGTGGTTCTGACCTCGGCCCGTTCATGGTGACCGAAGCGCTGCGCCCGTACAAAAACCATCTGAATATGCATTTCGTCTCCAACGTTGACGGCACCCACATCGCCGAAGCGCTGAAAGACCTCTCCCCAGAAACCACCCTGTTCCTGGTCGCTTCAAAAACCTTCACCACGCAAGAAACCATGACCAACGCCCATAGCGCGCGCGATTGGTTCCTGAAAACTGCCGGTGATGACAAGCACGTAGCGAAACACTTCGCCGCCCTGTCTACCAATGGCAAAGCGGTGAGCGAGTTTGGTATCGACACTGACAACATGTTCGAGTTCTGGGACTGGGTTGGCGGTCGTTACTCACTGTGGTCTGCTATCGGCCTGTCGATTGCCCTGTCCGTTGGTTTCGAAAACTTCGAACAACTGCTCAGCGGCGCACACGCTATGGACAAACACTTTGCAGAAACCCCAGCAGAGAAAAACCTGCCGATTTTGCTGGCGCTGATTGGTATTTGGTACAACGATTTCTATGGCACCGAAACCGAAGCAATCCTGCCATACGACCAGTACATGCATCGCTTTGCGGCTTACTTCCAGCAGGGCAACATGGAGTCCAACGGTAAGTACGTTGACCGTAATGGCAACCCAGTGGATTACCAGACTGGCCCAATCATCTGGGGTGAGCCGGGCACCAACGGCCAGCACGCCTTCTACCAGCTGATTCATCAGGGGACCAAAATTGTTCCTTGTGACTTCATCGCGCCCGCTATCAGCCATAACCCGCTGAGCGACCACCATGCCAAGCTGCTGTCTAACTTCTTCGCACAAACAGAAGCGCTGGCGTTTGGTAAATCACTGGACGTGGTAGAGCAAGAGTTCGCAGAACAAGGCAAAAAGCCGGAAGACGTGAAACACGTTGCGCCATTCAAAGTGTTTGAAGGTAACCGCCCAACTAACTCCATCCTGTTACGTGAAATCACGCCATACAGCCTGGGTGCGTTGATCGCGATGTACGAGCACAAAATCTTCACTCAGGGCGCAATCCTCAATATCTACACCTTCGACCAATGGGGCGTGGAATTGGGCAAACAGCTGGCAAACCGTATCCTGCCAGAACTGAGCGGCAATGAAGAAGTTAAGGGCCACGATAGCTCCACCAATGGTCTGATTAATCGCTTCAAAAACTGGCGTTAA